From one Bacillus sp. FJAT-42376 genomic stretch:
- a CDS encoding DinB family protein: MYRSVADFIAEWKKEAGLTQKLLDHLTDDSLKQQVYPEGRILGTIVWHFTVNIPDYLAEFGLEIDRIGTEENVPSSAKEIAAAFKDVSAEAARVIQEQWKDETLVQVQQAFGRQESNASILMGLIKHIVHHRGQATVLMRQAGLKPAWIYGPAKEDWIEMGIQPRL; this comes from the coding sequence ATGTATAGATCCGTTGCAGATTTTATTGCTGAATGGAAAAAGGAAGCAGGATTAACCCAAAAGCTATTGGATCATTTGACAGATGATTCATTGAAACAGCAGGTGTATCCGGAAGGACGTATATTAGGAACCATTGTATGGCACTTCACGGTGAATATTCCAGATTATTTAGCCGAGTTCGGATTGGAGATTGACCGCATTGGAACTGAGGAAAATGTTCCATCGTCTGCAAAGGAAATAGCAGCAGCCTTCAAGGATGTAAGCGCGGAGGCAGCCAGAGTCATTCAGGAACAATGGAAGGATGAAACACTCGTACAAGTTCAGCAAGCCTTTGGAAGACAGGAATCAAATGCTTCGATACTGATGGGGCTGATTAAACACATTGTTCATCATCGCGGACAAGCGACCGTTCTTATGCGCCAGGCGGGATTAAAGCCGGCTTGGATTTATGGGCCGGCAAAAGAAGATTGGATTGAGATGGGCATTCAGCCGAGGCTTTAA
- a CDS encoding DUF350 domain-containing protein: protein MNPFWENDLIQTAAYYSVVILCMIVFMSIFELVTKYKNWDEIQNGNLAVAMTTGGKIFGIANIFRFSIEQHNSLFEMIGWGFYGFFLMLLGYFIYEFLTPKFRIDEEIQKDNRAVGFISMVISVGLSYVIGSNI from the coding sequence ATGAATCCTTTCTGGGAGAATGATTTAATCCAGACTGCTGCCTACTATAGTGTCGTTATTTTATGTATGATTGTCTTTATGAGTATTTTTGAACTCGTCACTAAATATAAAAACTGGGATGAAATTCAAAATGGAAACCTTGCTGTAGCGATGACCACCGGCGGTAAAATTTTCGGAATCGCCAACATTTTCCGGTTTTCCATCGAACAGCATAATTCTCTTTTTGAAATGATCGGGTGGGGCTTCTACGGATTTTTCCTTATGCTCCTTGGCTATTTTATTTATGAGTTCTTAACACCTAAATTCAGGATCGATGAAGAAATTCAAAAGGATAACCGGGCAGTAGGATTCATCTCAATGGTTATCTCAGTAGGATTGTCCTACGTGATTGGATCAAACATTTAA
- a CDS encoding endonuclease MutS2, with the protein MQEKGLHVLEFHKIRQQLMNHSASSLGKERAGSLLPTKDLTEAERWQQETFEAADMLRIRGHAPFGGLSDIRASLKRAKIGGVLSAQECMSTAAVLYSGRQMKQFIIEIAEDDILDIPYSEEKARIIEPLTDLEKKINQCVDDNGDILDHASDLLRSLRQQLRTLEARVRQKLESMIRSSSAQKMLSDAIITIRNDRFVIPVKQEYRSSYGGIVHDQSSSGATLFIEPQAVVDINNSLQQARVKEKQEIERILRELSEAIAADADIILSNVEVLADLDFMFTKARYAKAIKASRPALNNRGFIRLMKARHPLLAADEVVANDIVLGDSYSTIVITGPNTGGKTVTLKTIGLCTLMAQSGLQVPAADGSEMAVFDSVYADIGDEQSIEQNLSTFSSHMVNIVDILKKADQNSLVLFDELGAGTDPQEGAALAISILDDVYGRGATVVATTHYPELKAYGYNRQGVVNASVEFDVETLSPTYRLLIGVPGRSNAFEISRRLGLSEHVIEYAKSNMTAESNEVDTMIASLEESKKEADEEAAEAERFRKDAEDLHKELQRQILEFNEQRDKLFEEAENKAEEKLEEAKKEAEEIIRHLRKLQKEQHGSIKEHELIQAKKRLEEAQPVFSKSASKKKQEQVKEDRSLKPGDEVKVLSFGQKGILLEQSGNKEWNVQMGILKMKVKESDMQYLSRPKPVVEKPLATVKGKDYHVSLELDLRGERFENALSRVEKYLDDAVLAGYPRVSIIHGKGTGALRKGVQELLQNHRSVKNTRFGEAGEGGSGVTIVELK; encoded by the coding sequence TTGCAGGAAAAAGGATTACACGTTTTAGAGTTTCATAAAATCAGGCAGCAATTGATGAACCATTCCGCTTCTTCGTTAGGGAAAGAAAGAGCAGGTTCTCTTCTTCCGACAAAGGATTTAACGGAGGCGGAAAGATGGCAGCAGGAAACCTTTGAAGCAGCTGATATGTTAAGGATAAGAGGGCATGCTCCATTTGGAGGCCTTTCGGATATACGGGCAAGTCTGAAGCGCGCAAAAATCGGCGGGGTACTAAGTGCTCAGGAATGTATGAGTACGGCTGCCGTGCTTTATTCCGGAAGACAAATGAAGCAGTTTATCATAGAGATAGCGGAAGATGACATTCTGGACATTCCTTATTCCGAGGAAAAAGCAAGGATCATCGAACCGCTTACCGATTTAGAAAAGAAAATCAATCAATGTGTGGATGATAATGGGGACATACTCGATCATGCGAGTGATTTGCTCCGCTCGCTCCGCCAGCAGCTTCGGACTCTTGAAGCACGGGTTCGTCAAAAGCTCGAATCCATGATTCGTTCTTCATCCGCCCAGAAAATGCTTTCCGACGCAATCATCACGATTAGAAATGACCGGTTTGTCATTCCGGTTAAGCAGGAATACCGCTCTTCATACGGCGGAATTGTACATGATCAGTCTTCTTCGGGTGCAACCCTTTTTATTGAACCGCAGGCTGTCGTGGATATCAATAATTCCCTTCAGCAGGCACGTGTAAAGGAAAAGCAGGAAATAGAAAGGATTTTGAGAGAGCTTTCGGAAGCAATCGCAGCGGACGCGGATATCATTTTATCGAATGTGGAAGTTCTGGCTGACCTTGATTTTATGTTTACAAAAGCAAGGTATGCAAAAGCCATCAAAGCTTCCCGTCCAGCTTTGAATAACAGAGGATTTATCCGATTGATGAAAGCAAGACATCCGCTTCTTGCTGCTGATGAGGTGGTAGCCAACGATATCGTACTGGGGGACTCCTATTCTACGATTGTCATAACCGGACCGAATACGGGAGGAAAAACCGTTACTCTTAAAACGATCGGCCTCTGCACGCTAATGGCTCAATCCGGATTGCAGGTGCCTGCAGCAGATGGTTCCGAAATGGCCGTATTCGACTCAGTTTATGCGGATATAGGGGACGAACAGTCCATTGAGCAAAACTTAAGCACCTTCTCTTCCCATATGGTTAATATTGTGGATATTTTAAAGAAAGCGGATCAAAACAGTCTCGTTCTATTTGATGAGCTCGGTGCGGGAACCGATCCTCAGGAAGGAGCGGCGCTTGCGATATCCATTTTGGACGATGTGTACGGAAGAGGAGCAACAGTCGTTGCCACTACCCACTATCCCGAATTAAAAGCCTACGGCTATAACCGGCAAGGGGTCGTCAATGCGAGCGTTGAATTTGATGTTGAGACTCTCAGTCCCACCTACCGCCTGCTGATTGGTGTACCGGGGCGAAGCAATGCCTTTGAAATTTCAAGAAGACTTGGACTTTCTGAACATGTGATCGAATATGCTAAATCAAATATGACGGCAGAAAGCAACGAAGTGGATACGATGATTGCCTCACTGGAAGAAAGCAAGAAAGAAGCAGATGAAGAGGCAGCCGAAGCGGAACGGTTCCGAAAAGATGCGGAAGATCTTCATAAAGAACTGCAGAGGCAAATTCTCGAATTCAATGAACAGCGCGACAAGCTGTTTGAAGAGGCAGAAAACAAAGCAGAAGAGAAGCTTGAAGAAGCCAAGAAGGAAGCGGAAGAAATTATCCGCCATCTGCGCAAACTTCAGAAAGAGCAGCATGGGTCGATTAAGGAGCATGAGCTGATTCAGGCAAAAAAACGTCTGGAAGAAGCTCAGCCGGTTTTTTCCAAATCCGCTTCTAAAAAGAAACAGGAACAAGTAAAAGAGGATCGCTCCTTAAAGCCGGGGGATGAAGTCAAGGTGCTTAGTTTCGGCCAGAAAGGGATCTTGCTTGAACAGTCAGGGAACAAAGAATGGAACGTTCAGATGGGAATTCTGAAAATGAAGGTCAAGGAATCGGATATGCAGTACCTGAGCAGACCGAAGCCTGTTGTTGAAAAACCATTGGCGACTGTAAAAGGAAAGGACTATCATGTATCCCTTGAACTCGACCTTCGCGGAGAGCGGTTTGAAAATGCTCTTTCAAGAGTAGAGAAATATCTGGATGATGCGGTTTTAGCCGGTTATCCGAGGGTGTCCATTATCCACGGAAAAGGTACGGGGGCGCTGCGCAAAGGGGTTCAGGAGCTTCTGCAGAATCACCGAAGTGTCAAAAATACACGGTTTGGAGAAGCCGGAGAAGGCGGCAGCGGTGTGACCATTGTTGAGCTCAAATAA